One Hordeum vulgare subsp. vulgare chromosome 4H, MorexV3_pseudomolecules_assembly, whole genome shotgun sequence DNA window includes the following coding sequences:
- the LOC123447679 gene encoding BEL1-like homeodomain protein 4 isoform X1, translated as MGSSSSFFSLSDGCCRRTCQVCCCARPAGEGDFFSLRRRPDDDDDSGAASMGIAAPPCQATRQHVSTPKSSAAIHDDGRPATASSMSHSQGFHQGSSGVYGFSSDGFDRPGSSQDQQHQEHDHVAQQSRRDKLRVQGFDPAAAGLLPIDGDQHVEPGAMYDHAAATGASNMLAEMFNFSAQTPSGPSATELLASQMNANYRFGFRQQAPGAVAGLPGDGGWFGSAGPGRAGVVLGGANLLGETSSPKQQGGMAGLATDPAAAMQLFLMNPQQQQQSRSSPTSPPPSDAQSAIQHHEAFQAYGNAASSFGGGGAGVVEGQGLSLSLSPSLQQLEMAKQAEELRVRDGVLYFNRQQQQQQQQQQAASVQQLPMALHGQVGSMGQQLHVGYGPAGVAGVLRNSKYTRAAQELLDEFCSVGRGQTIKGGGRGGSSSNPNASKGGPSSSGAAQSPSSASKEPPQLSPADRFEQQRKKAKLISMLDEVDRRYNHYCDQMQMVVNFFDSVMGFGAATPYTALAQKAMSRHFRCLKDAIAAQLRHTCELLGEKDAGTSSGLTKGETPRLRAIDQSLRQQRAFHHMGMMEQEAWRPQRGLPERSVSILRSWLFEHFLHPYPSDADKHLLARQTGLSRNQVSNWFINARVRLWKPMIEEMYQQETKELEGSSAAAGGGGGGGPESGNDPSGADDLHSPTTTGSQQQLVIHHGGGRYGQQEHGMSGVHPHKLDPGAGPSVADAAFVGLDPAELLGGDAHVGAADDLYGRFEPGVRMRYGPATTGAVSGDVSLTLGLQHAGAGNQGPDGSGRFSLRDYNGC; from the exons atgggttcttcttcttcttttttttctctttctgatGGTTGTTGCCGACGAACTTGTCAGGTTTGCTGCTGCGCGCGGCCTGCGGGAGAAGGGGATTTTTTTTCTTTGCGCCGACGaccagacgacgatgatgacagtgGCGCCGCCAGTATGGGGATAGCGGCGCCACCGTGTCAGGCGACCAGGCAGCACGTGAGCACGCCCAAGAGCAGTGCGGCGATCCACGACGACGGCCGGCCGGCCACGGCGAGTTCTATGTCCCACTCCCAGGGATTCCACCAGGGCAGCAGCGGCGTCTATGGCTTCTCCTCGGATGGCTTCGACCGCCCGGGATCCAGCCAGGACCAGCAGCATCAAGAGCACGACCACGTGGCGCAGCAGAGCCGACGAGACAAGCTGAGGGTCCAGGGCTTCGACCCGGCTGCCGCCGGCCTGCTCCCTATCGATGGCGACCAGCACGTCGAGCCCGGCGCCATGTACGACCACGCCGCCGCCACCGGCGCCTCCAACATGCTCGCCGAGATGTTCAACTTCTCCGCCCAGACGCCGTCGGGCCCATCCGCCACCGAGCTGCTGGCCAGCCAGATGAACGCCAACTACCGCTTCGGGTTCCGGCAGCAGGCGCCGGGAGCGGTAGCCGGCTTGCCCGGCGACGGCGGTTGGTTCGGGAGCGCCGGGCCTGGCCGCGCTGGCGTGGTCCTCGGCGGGGCCAACTTATTAGGTGAGACGTCCTCGCCCAAGCAGCAAGGCGGCATGGCGGGCCTCGCCACCGACCCGGCCGCCGCGATGCAGCTCTTCTTGATGAAccctcagcagcagcagcagtcaaGGTCGTCGCCAACATCCCCTCCGCCGTCTGACGCGCAGTCGGCCATCCAGCACCACGAGGCGTTCCAGGCGTACGGCAACGCGGCGAGCTCgttcggcggcggcggggccggcGTGGTGGAAGGCCagggcctctccctctccctgtcgCCGTCGCTACAGCAGCTTGAGATGGCGAAGCAGGCCGAGGAGCTAAGGGTGAGAGACGGCGTGCTCTACTTCAAccgacagcagcagcagcagcagcagcagcagcaggccgcGTCGGTGCAACAGCTCCCGATGGCATTGCACGGCCAGGTGGGCTCGATGGGGCAGCAGCTCCACGTCGGGTACGGCCCCGCCGGGGTCGCCGGCGTGCTGCGCAACTCCAAGTACACGCGCGCGGCCCAGGAGCTCCTCGACGAATTCTGCAGCGTGGGCCGCGGGCAGACGATCAAGGGAGGCGGGCGCGGCGGCTCCTCGTCGAACCCTAACGCGAGCAAGGGCGGGCCCtccagctccggcgccgcccagtCGCCATCATCGGCGTCCAAGGAGCCCCCGCAGCTCTCCCCCGCCGACCGGTTCGAGCAGCAGCGCAAGAAGGCCAAGCTCATCTCCATGCTCGACGAG GTGGATCGGAGGTACAACCACTACTGCGACCAGATGCAGATGGTGGTGAACTTCTTCGACTCGGTGATGGGGTTCGGGGCGGCGACGCCCTACACGGCGCTGGCGCAGAAGGCCATGTCGCGGCACTTCCGGTGCCTCAAGGACGCCATCGCCGCGCAGCTGCGGCACACCTGCGAGCTGCTTGGGGAGAAGGACGCCGGCACCAGCTCCGGGCTGACCAAGGGGGAGACGCCGCGGCTCCGCGCCATCGACCAGAGCCTCCGGCAGCAGCGCGCCTTCCACCACATGGGCATGATGGAGCAGGAGGCGTGGCGGCCCCAGCGCGGCCTCCCCGAGCGCTCCGTCAGCATCCTCCGTTCCTGGCTCTTCGAGCACTTCCTACACCC GTACCCCAGCGACGCCGATAAGCACCTGTTGGCGAGGCAGACGGGGCTGTCCAGGAACCAG GTCTCGAATTGGTTCATCAACGCCCGCGTCCGGCTGTGGAAGCCCATGATCGAGGAGATGTACCAGCAGGAGACCAAGGAGCTCGAgggctcctccgccgccgccggcgggggcggcgggggcgggcCCGAGTCCGGCAACGACCCCTCTGGCGCCGACGACTTGCACTCCCCGACGACCACCGGCTCGCAGCAGCAGTTAGTAATACACCACGGCGGCGGCAGGTACGGCCAACAAGAACACGGGATGTCCGGCGTCCACCCCCATAAGCTCGACCCCGGCGCGGGGCCATCCGTGGCGGACGCCGCCTTCGTCGGTCTTGACCCGGCGGAGCTCCTTGGCGGCGACGCGCACGTGGGTGCCGCCGACGACCTGTACGGGAGGTTCGAGCCCGGGGTGAGGATGAGGTACGGGCCCGCCACGACCGGCGCGGTCTCCGGCGACGTGTCCCTTACGCTGGGCCTGCAGCACGCCGGCGCCGGCAACCAGGGGCCGGACGGCAGCGGCCGGTTCTCCTTGAGAGACTACAATGGTTGTTGA
- the LOC123447680 gene encoding DNA damage-binding protein 2-like codes for MMGNWDYVKLHEKITYDSVHSCILNSMKFDTANDGVLYTASSDGTISSTDLDTGIGSPLLNLNPDGWSGPSTWRMIYGMDLNTEKGLLLVADSFGFLYL; via the exons ATGATGGGGAATTGGGATTATGTTAAGCTGCATGAGAAGATTACTTATGATTCTGTGCACTCCTGCATTCTGAACAGTATGAA GTTTGACACTGCAAATGATGGAGTGCTATACACAGCTTCTTCTGATGGGACTATCAGCAGCACAGACTTGGACACTGGAATTGGCTCGCCCTTGTTAAATCTCAACCCAGATGGTTGGAGT GGTCCAAGCACTTGGCGCATGATATACGGAATGGACTTAAACACCGAGAAAGGTCTTCTTTTGGTGGCGGATAGTTTTGGGTTCCTTTACTTGTGA
- the LOC123447679 gene encoding BEL1-like homeodomain protein 4 isoform X2, whose translation MGIAAPPCQATRQHVSTPKSSAAIHDDGRPATASSMSHSQGFHQGSSGVYGFSSDGFDRPGSSQDQQHQEHDHVAQQSRRDKLRVQGFDPAAAGLLPIDGDQHVEPGAMYDHAAATGASNMLAEMFNFSAQTPSGPSATELLASQMNANYRFGFRQQAPGAVAGLPGDGGWFGSAGPGRAGVVLGGANLLGETSSPKQQGGMAGLATDPAAAMQLFLMNPQQQQQSRSSPTSPPPSDAQSAIQHHEAFQAYGNAASSFGGGGAGVVEGQGLSLSLSPSLQQLEMAKQAEELRVRDGVLYFNRQQQQQQQQQQAASVQQLPMALHGQVGSMGQQLHVGYGPAGVAGVLRNSKYTRAAQELLDEFCSVGRGQTIKGGGRGGSSSNPNASKGGPSSSGAAQSPSSASKEPPQLSPADRFEQQRKKAKLISMLDEVDRRYNHYCDQMQMVVNFFDSVMGFGAATPYTALAQKAMSRHFRCLKDAIAAQLRHTCELLGEKDAGTSSGLTKGETPRLRAIDQSLRQQRAFHHMGMMEQEAWRPQRGLPERSVSILRSWLFEHFLHPYPSDADKHLLARQTGLSRNQVSNWFINARVRLWKPMIEEMYQQETKELEGSSAAAGGGGGGGPESGNDPSGADDLHSPTTTGSQQQLVIHHGGGRYGQQEHGMSGVHPHKLDPGAGPSVADAAFVGLDPAELLGGDAHVGAADDLYGRFEPGVRMRYGPATTGAVSGDVSLTLGLQHAGAGNQGPDGSGRFSLRDYNGC comes from the exons ATGGGGATAGCGGCGCCACCGTGTCAGGCGACCAGGCAGCACGTGAGCACGCCCAAGAGCAGTGCGGCGATCCACGACGACGGCCGGCCGGCCACGGCGAGTTCTATGTCCCACTCCCAGGGATTCCACCAGGGCAGCAGCGGCGTCTATGGCTTCTCCTCGGATGGCTTCGACCGCCCGGGATCCAGCCAGGACCAGCAGCATCAAGAGCACGACCACGTGGCGCAGCAGAGCCGACGAGACAAGCTGAGGGTCCAGGGCTTCGACCCGGCTGCCGCCGGCCTGCTCCCTATCGATGGCGACCAGCACGTCGAGCCCGGCGCCATGTACGACCACGCCGCCGCCACCGGCGCCTCCAACATGCTCGCCGAGATGTTCAACTTCTCCGCCCAGACGCCGTCGGGCCCATCCGCCACCGAGCTGCTGGCCAGCCAGATGAACGCCAACTACCGCTTCGGGTTCCGGCAGCAGGCGCCGGGAGCGGTAGCCGGCTTGCCCGGCGACGGCGGTTGGTTCGGGAGCGCCGGGCCTGGCCGCGCTGGCGTGGTCCTCGGCGGGGCCAACTTATTAGGTGAGACGTCCTCGCCCAAGCAGCAAGGCGGCATGGCGGGCCTCGCCACCGACCCGGCCGCCGCGATGCAGCTCTTCTTGATGAAccctcagcagcagcagcagtcaaGGTCGTCGCCAACATCCCCTCCGCCGTCTGACGCGCAGTCGGCCATCCAGCACCACGAGGCGTTCCAGGCGTACGGCAACGCGGCGAGCTCgttcggcggcggcggggccggcGTGGTGGAAGGCCagggcctctccctctccctgtcgCCGTCGCTACAGCAGCTTGAGATGGCGAAGCAGGCCGAGGAGCTAAGGGTGAGAGACGGCGTGCTCTACTTCAAccgacagcagcagcagcagcagcagcagcagcaggccgcGTCGGTGCAACAGCTCCCGATGGCATTGCACGGCCAGGTGGGCTCGATGGGGCAGCAGCTCCACGTCGGGTACGGCCCCGCCGGGGTCGCCGGCGTGCTGCGCAACTCCAAGTACACGCGCGCGGCCCAGGAGCTCCTCGACGAATTCTGCAGCGTGGGCCGCGGGCAGACGATCAAGGGAGGCGGGCGCGGCGGCTCCTCGTCGAACCCTAACGCGAGCAAGGGCGGGCCCtccagctccggcgccgcccagtCGCCATCATCGGCGTCCAAGGAGCCCCCGCAGCTCTCCCCCGCCGACCGGTTCGAGCAGCAGCGCAAGAAGGCCAAGCTCATCTCCATGCTCGACGAG GTGGATCGGAGGTACAACCACTACTGCGACCAGATGCAGATGGTGGTGAACTTCTTCGACTCGGTGATGGGGTTCGGGGCGGCGACGCCCTACACGGCGCTGGCGCAGAAGGCCATGTCGCGGCACTTCCGGTGCCTCAAGGACGCCATCGCCGCGCAGCTGCGGCACACCTGCGAGCTGCTTGGGGAGAAGGACGCCGGCACCAGCTCCGGGCTGACCAAGGGGGAGACGCCGCGGCTCCGCGCCATCGACCAGAGCCTCCGGCAGCAGCGCGCCTTCCACCACATGGGCATGATGGAGCAGGAGGCGTGGCGGCCCCAGCGCGGCCTCCCCGAGCGCTCCGTCAGCATCCTCCGTTCCTGGCTCTTCGAGCACTTCCTACACCC GTACCCCAGCGACGCCGATAAGCACCTGTTGGCGAGGCAGACGGGGCTGTCCAGGAACCAG GTCTCGAATTGGTTCATCAACGCCCGCGTCCGGCTGTGGAAGCCCATGATCGAGGAGATGTACCAGCAGGAGACCAAGGAGCTCGAgggctcctccgccgccgccggcgggggcggcgggggcgggcCCGAGTCCGGCAACGACCCCTCTGGCGCCGACGACTTGCACTCCCCGACGACCACCGGCTCGCAGCAGCAGTTAGTAATACACCACGGCGGCGGCAGGTACGGCCAACAAGAACACGGGATGTCCGGCGTCCACCCCCATAAGCTCGACCCCGGCGCGGGGCCATCCGTGGCGGACGCCGCCTTCGTCGGTCTTGACCCGGCGGAGCTCCTTGGCGGCGACGCGCACGTGGGTGCCGCCGACGACCTGTACGGGAGGTTCGAGCCCGGGGTGAGGATGAGGTACGGGCCCGCCACGACCGGCGCGGTCTCCGGCGACGTGTCCCTTACGCTGGGCCTGCAGCACGCCGGCGCCGGCAACCAGGGGCCGGACGGCAGCGGCCGGTTCTCCTTGAGAGACTACAATGGTTGTTGA